Below is a genomic region from Fusobacterium nucleatum.
CCCAAGTCTTAGTCCTCTAGGGTCTACTTTTTGTCCCACAGTTTTACCTCCTTAATCTTATTGTTCATCAGATACTGCCACTGTGATATGAGCTGTTGGTTTTCTGATTATATCTGCTCTTCCCATTGCTCTTGGCATAACTCTTTTTAAAACTGGTCCTTGATTTACCATTATAGTTGATACAACTAATTTATCTTCATCCATTTTGAAGTTATTTGTCGCATTTGCTATTGCAGACGACAATGTTTTCTTAATAACTCTAGCGGCTTTTTTGTTTGTAAACTCTAGAATATCTAACGCTTCTAGTGCTGATTTACCTCTCACTAAGTCAGCTACTAATCTAGCTTTTCTAGGAGATAGTCTTACGAATCTAGTTATTGCTTTAGCTTCCACTAGTCCATCCTCCTTTTTTCTCTATACTCATTTATTATTTTTTCTTTTTATCTACACCATGTCCATGATATGTTCTAGTTGGTGCAAATTCTCCTAATTTATGTCCTACCATTTGTTCTGTAACATGAACTGGTATATGTTTTTTTCCATTATATACTCCAA
It encodes:
- the rplV gene encoding 50S ribosomal protein L22, which gives rise to MEAKAITRFVRLSPRKARLVADLVRGKSALEALDILEFTNKKAARVIKKTLSSAIANATNNFKMDEDKLVVSTIMVNQGPVLKRVMPRAMGRADIIRKPTAHITVAVSDEQ